The following are from one region of the Marinomonas sp. CT5 genome:
- a CDS encoding ABC transporter ATP-binding protein, whose amino-acid sequence MKHNMEQANNSPLSALPAAARQRLMNVSLGWILVAGLEAFAYTMIALGIVNNWSPQWILTSAGVAILVTVFVNRSGYLTGVRLAGDLYAALGHALARTKLSWFTNDHRSKIASMAGQGIPGFMSIPAHQLQSFLHAPFLPLCLVFGIGAVAGLNIALIACMLLTLSLVVQFLSQRALKRADAQRSSAQSNTSAATLEFVDHLELLRTAAGPVRAIERLEQRWQKQERALTKTNLASASAIFISTLASVLPMAGIAVFMMLSGNDHSSPTLLAVLVLMGRASAPLGELATAGLGVNDLKASLRNFQQTTEAPQLAEPSTPKAAPTTFDICIDQVSQSPVLENINAIIPSGSRVNISGPSGSGKSTLLELLMRFDDPDEGTISVGNIKLKEMSYEELAHLIAYVPQDPIVFTGSLADNIRIGKPKANDQEIERAARLASLDSIIDRSPEGIHQSVGQQGNALSGGERQRVTIARALIKQAPILILDEATSALDEKTEHDIVAALDSIDTTIIFVTHRDATPWHPSQTIDLTN is encoded by the coding sequence ATGAAACACAATATGGAACAAGCCAACAACTCGCCTCTTTCCGCCCTACCCGCTGCGGCACGCCAACGCTTAATGAATGTAAGCTTAGGTTGGATCCTTGTCGCAGGATTAGAAGCCTTTGCCTACACTATGATAGCGCTTGGTATCGTTAATAATTGGTCGCCCCAATGGATCTTAACCAGTGCTGGTGTCGCCATTTTGGTCACGGTTTTCGTCAATCGTTCTGGATACTTAACTGGCGTACGACTCGCAGGAGACTTATATGCCGCATTAGGCCATGCCCTAGCGAGAACCAAACTGTCTTGGTTTACTAATGATCATCGTTCAAAAATAGCCAGCATGGCCGGTCAGGGCATTCCTGGGTTTATGAGCATCCCCGCTCACCAATTGCAAAGTTTTCTTCATGCTCCTTTCTTGCCGCTCTGTCTAGTCTTCGGCATAGGGGCGGTCGCGGGATTAAACATTGCGCTGATTGCTTGCATGTTATTAACCTTATCATTGGTCGTACAATTTCTATCGCAGCGCGCCTTAAAGCGGGCTGACGCCCAACGCAGTTCTGCACAAAGCAATACCTCTGCCGCTACCCTGGAATTTGTTGATCACCTTGAGCTTTTGCGTACTGCCGCCGGTCCCGTACGAGCGATAGAACGCCTTGAGCAACGTTGGCAAAAGCAAGAACGAGCCTTAACAAAAACCAATTTAGCCTCCGCTTCAGCTATATTCATCTCGACCCTTGCTAGTGTTTTACCTATGGCAGGTATTGCTGTCTTTATGATGCTATCTGGAAACGACCACTCCTCCCCCACGCTATTAGCGGTACTGGTCTTAATGGGACGTGCATCAGCGCCATTGGGCGAATTAGCAACCGCTGGATTAGGCGTTAACGACCTAAAAGCCTCTTTACGTAACTTCCAGCAAACAACCGAAGCGCCGCAGCTGGCTGAACCCAGCACACCCAAAGCCGCGCCTACAACATTTGATATTTGCATCGATCAAGTCAGTCAATCACCCGTATTAGAAAATATAAATGCCATCATCCCTTCAGGCAGTCGAGTGAATATTTCGGGCCCAAGCGGCAGCGGAAAAAGCACCTTACTAGAGCTACTGATGCGCTTTGATGATCCTGATGAGGGCACGATTTCAGTTGGTAACATAAAACTCAAAGAAATGTCTTATGAAGAACTAGCTCACCTTATTGCCTATGTACCTCAAGACCCCATCGTTTTTACTGGTTCCCTTGCAGATAACATACGTATTGGTAAACCCAAGGCCAACGACCAAGAAATAGAAAGAGCAGCAAGGCTAGCGTCATTAGATAGCATTATTGATCGCTCTCCAGAAGGCATACACCAGTCAGTTGGTCAGCAAGGTAACGCATTATCTGGTGGTGAGCGCCAACGCGTCACCATCGCTCGCGCATTGATAAAACAAGCGCCCATTTTAATTTTAGATGAAGCCACTTCAGCATTAGATGAAAAGACAGAGCATGATATTGTTGCAGCTCTTGATTCTATTGATACGACCATCATTTTTGTCACCCATAGAGACGCGACACCTTGGCACCCTAGCCAAACAATTGATTTAACAAACTAG
- a CDS encoding (2,3-dihydroxybenzoyl)adenylate synthase, with product MAKKLIEYHRWPEERAKQYREKGYWIDKPLTEILAKQCEINPNAIAVVSGHRQIRYAELDRLSSNLAFRIAQQGIGKGDTALVQLPNIAEFYIVFFALLKAGVVPLNALYSHRQYELQSFCRQITPKLLIVSSDHDVFADDAFIESLQASGIGPQVILKLDDKPGLFSLSSWIEQENEGSIDFSPTPADEVAFFQLSGGSTGTPKLIPRTHNDYYYSVRASADICCLDTDTRLLCSLPAAHNFMLSSPGALGVFYAGGCVVMAPDPEPLNCFALIKQYQVNMASLVPSAVVAWVEQAADYSQDLQTLQLIQVGGANFSESLARQVPDVLGCRLQQVFGMAEGLVNYTRLDDPDEQVFTSQGRPISPDDEIIILDEQGSQVPDGEAGVLMTRGPYTFCGYYQSPDHNAKAFDAEGYYCSGDLVLRTQEGNIKVVGRVKDQINRAGEKIASEEIENLILAHPDILHVALVAIDDSRLGEKSCAFIVARTSTFKPSALRRYLLDLGIAQYKIPDRVRLIESMPLTAVGKIDKKVLRSL from the coding sequence ATGGCCAAAAAACTTATTGAATATCATCGTTGGCCTGAAGAGAGGGCTAAGCAGTATCGTGAAAAAGGTTACTGGATTGATAAACCTTTAACGGAGATTTTAGCTAAGCAATGTGAGATAAATCCGAATGCGATTGCGGTAGTGAGCGGCCATCGCCAAATTCGTTATGCTGAGTTGGATCGCTTATCTTCTAATCTTGCGTTTCGTATTGCCCAGCAAGGTATTGGGAAAGGAGATACCGCCTTAGTACAACTGCCAAATATTGCAGAATTTTATATTGTGTTTTTTGCTTTATTGAAAGCGGGAGTGGTGCCGCTTAATGCACTTTATTCACATCGACAATATGAGCTACAAAGTTTTTGTCGACAAATCACACCTAAGTTATTAATCGTCTCAAGCGATCATGATGTATTTGCTGATGACGCTTTTATAGAGTCTCTTCAAGCTTCTGGAATTGGGCCGCAAGTTATTTTGAAGCTGGATGATAAACCGGGTCTCTTTAGCCTATCTTCATGGATTGAGCAGGAAAATGAAGGCTCGATAGACTTTTCTCCTACCCCGGCTGATGAAGTCGCCTTTTTTCAGTTGTCTGGAGGGAGTACGGGGACACCTAAACTCATTCCACGAACGCATAATGATTACTACTATAGTGTCAGGGCGAGTGCGGATATTTGTTGTTTAGATACAGACACTCGGCTGCTTTGCTCCTTACCTGCCGCTCATAATTTTATGTTGAGTTCTCCCGGTGCGCTTGGTGTTTTTTATGCGGGAGGTTGTGTCGTGATGGCGCCTGATCCAGAGCCATTGAATTGTTTTGCATTAATTAAGCAGTACCAAGTCAATATGGCTTCTTTAGTTCCAAGTGCTGTAGTCGCATGGGTTGAACAAGCCGCCGATTATTCTCAAGATTTGCAAACATTGCAGCTTATTCAAGTGGGTGGGGCAAATTTCTCTGAGTCATTGGCGCGACAAGTTCCTGACGTTCTGGGATGTCGATTGCAGCAGGTTTTTGGTATGGCTGAAGGCTTGGTTAATTATACGCGTCTCGATGATCCAGACGAGCAAGTGTTTACGAGTCAAGGGCGACCGATCAGCCCTGATGATGAAATCATTATTCTCGACGAACAAGGCAGTCAGGTTCCTGATGGTGAGGCTGGGGTGTTGATGACTCGTGGCCCTTATACCTTTTGTGGTTATTACCAAAGTCCTGATCATAATGCTAAAGCGTTCGATGCAGAGGGCTATTATTGCTCCGGAGACTTAGTGCTAAGAACTCAGGAAGGGAATATCAAAGTCGTTGGACGAGTGAAAGATCAAATTAATCGTGCCGGAGAAAAAATTGCTTCTGAAGAAATAGAAAACCTTATCCTTGCCCATCCAGATATTCTTCATGTCGCCCTGGTTGCCATTGATGACTCGCGTCTTGGTGAAAAAAGTTGTGCATTCATTGTGGCTCGAACTTCTACTTTTAAACCGTCTGCCCTAAGGCGGTATTTGCTCGATCTAGGGATTGCTCAATACAAGATTCCTGATCGTGTTCGATTGATTGAATCTATGCCTTTAACGGCCGTAGGGAAAATTGATAAGAAAGTATTACGCAGCCTATAA
- a CDS encoding AMP-binding protein, with amino-acid sequence MKEAECELAECGCNNATMMADYLYRIQRNLFVDCSNKSALVFDKEHISYRDLGANVAKMIGAFKQEGLVAGSVVAICLRKSPEYIYTVLACALTGVIWLPIDADSPLARQNYLLSNSHADRRVSDGDAVLESTLNVRSILEEDYEPEIGEGCFEYKLDNSPAYYLYTSGSTGTPKCVVLNNQATANVLQQTIERWHISASDTFMAVTPFHHDMSVFDIFAAISVGATLVVPTFEQQKNALDWAKLVAENRITIWVSVPAIVDMLFTVAKKEQLLSLRLIAQGGDYIKPSLISRIRMQLPDVVLFSLGGPTETTIWSIWHEISEVDQEAIPYGKPLLNNQYFILNELHQACAVGEVGRMYMSGMNLSNGYLLDGKIIPKDFIQIQTSKNKIETVFQMSDLGYFREDQTIIFAGREEGYLKVQGVRIAAAEVENAMSQHPQVHDAVVVCCTHPEADVIELVAIYTQEFKALDKPLEFVNLRGYLQDYLPSSHIPTRGLLVEALPLTANGKIDRKALLNMAQKQLYHRLSYSPSSQSKDLKGLRDEGINEVVFEAFEHVVKDHGVQTISANTQLSSFNIRPKQLMVIAKYLTERGGVEIDFYALARCRTVGEVIRLMQGSINAA; translated from the coding sequence ATGAAAGAAGCTGAGTGCGAATTGGCAGAATGCGGGTGTAATAATGCAACGATGATGGCGGATTATCTATATAGAATTCAACGTAACCTATTTGTAGATTGCTCTAATAAAAGCGCGTTGGTATTTGATAAAGAACACATTAGTTATCGTGATCTTGGTGCCAATGTAGCGAAAATGATTGGAGCATTTAAACAAGAAGGACTGGTCGCAGGCTCGGTCGTGGCAATTTGCTTACGAAAGAGCCCTGAATACATTTATACCGTGTTGGCTTGTGCTTTGACTGGTGTTATTTGGCTTCCTATAGACGCAGATTCGCCATTAGCAAGACAAAACTATTTGTTATCAAATAGCCATGCCGATAGAAGAGTAAGCGACGGGGATGCGGTATTAGAGTCGACGCTTAATGTTCGCTCTATCCTTGAAGAGGATTATGAACCAGAAATTGGCGAAGGTTGTTTCGAATACAAGCTAGATAATTCACCTGCTTACTACCTCTACACATCAGGAAGTACTGGGACGCCTAAGTGTGTTGTGTTGAACAATCAAGCGACGGCAAATGTTTTACAGCAAACCATAGAACGCTGGCACATTAGTGCCAGTGATACTTTTATGGCCGTTACCCCTTTTCATCATGATATGTCGGTCTTTGATATTTTTGCTGCTATTTCTGTTGGTGCCACGTTAGTGGTTCCAACCTTTGAGCAGCAAAAGAATGCTTTAGATTGGGCTAAATTAGTGGCTGAAAATCGCATCACTATTTGGGTGAGTGTGCCTGCTATTGTCGATATGTTGTTTACTGTTGCGAAAAAAGAGCAGTTGTTATCTTTGCGTCTGATTGCTCAAGGTGGGGATTATATTAAGCCTTCACTAATCTCTCGGATTAGAATGCAGTTGCCTGATGTCGTTTTGTTTTCCTTAGGAGGACCAACTGAAACGACTATCTGGAGTATTTGGCATGAGATAAGTGAGGTTGATCAAGAAGCTATTCCCTATGGTAAGCCGTTGCTGAATAACCAATATTTTATTCTGAATGAACTGCATCAAGCTTGTGCTGTGGGTGAAGTTGGTAGGATGTATATGTCAGGTATGAACTTATCGAATGGTTATTTACTCGACGGAAAAATAATACCAAAAGACTTCATTCAAATTCAGACTTCAAAGAATAAGATTGAAACGGTTTTTCAAATGAGTGATTTAGGTTACTTCAGAGAAGATCAGACTATTATCTTTGCAGGAAGAGAAGAAGGATACTTAAAAGTTCAGGGGGTCAGGATAGCCGCCGCTGAGGTCGAAAACGCTATGTCTCAGCATCCGCAAGTTCATGATGCCGTTGTCGTTTGCTGTACTCATCCTGAAGCTGATGTTATTGAGCTGGTGGCTATTTATACCCAGGAGTTTAAAGCGCTGGATAAACCGTTAGAGTTTGTGAATCTAAGGGGTTATTTGCAGGATTATTTGCCAAGTTCACATATTCCCACTAGAGGTTTGTTGGTTGAGGCGTTGCCATTAACCGCAAACGGTAAAATTGACCGTAAAGCACTATTAAATATGGCGCAAAAGCAGCTGTATCATCGGTTGTCTTATTCACCGTCTAGTCAATCGAAAGATCTTAAAGGCCTTAGAGATGAAGGGATAAATGAGGTGGTTTTTGAGGCTTTTGAGCATGTTGTAAAAGACCATGGAGTTCAAACTATTTCAGCGAATACTCAATTGTCCTCATTTAATATTCGGCCTAAGCAGTTGATGGTAATTGCCAAATATTTGACGGAGCGGGGTGGTGTCGAAATCGATTTTTATGCATTAGCAAGATGTCGGACCGTTGGGGAGGTTATCCGTCTCATGCAGGGGTCAATAAACGCAGCCTAG
- a CDS encoding isochorismatase family protein — protein sequence MTIKKISDYPMPNSADYPANKVDWEIDPKRAVLLIHDMQRYFVNFYDTQGPLITSLIQNLVRLREWAYANNVPVVYTAQPYEQPDVDRALLNAMWGPGLPASTKDQQLIIDQLTPNEHDVVLTKWRYSAFARSDLRERLQKWGRDQLIVGGVYAHIGCMVTCVDAFMGDVQPFLVGNAVADFSEDEHFLALKYVSSRCGKVIDVESLSQSSTKALTQEWLYARVQQLIEEDEELDPDENLIVYGLDSLKIMQFASDLKAYNIAISFEEIARNPTLSNWWALIQERQINVPDTNETPEPA from the coding sequence GTGACTATTAAAAAAATTTCTGACTACCCAATGCCTAACTCCGCTGATTACCCTGCTAATAAAGTTGATTGGGAAATTGACCCAAAGCGGGCCGTGTTGCTTATTCATGATATGCAGCGTTATTTTGTGAATTTTTATGATACGCAAGGACCATTGATCACTAGCCTAATACAAAACCTAGTGCGATTACGTGAATGGGCTTACGCAAATAATGTTCCGGTGGTTTATACCGCTCAACCGTATGAGCAGCCAGATGTTGATAGGGCGTTACTTAATGCAATGTGGGGGCCTGGATTGCCCGCATCAACGAAAGATCAGCAGCTTATCATTGATCAATTGACGCCAAATGAACATGACGTTGTTTTGACGAAATGGCGATATAGCGCATTTGCTCGCTCCGATTTACGTGAGCGCCTACAGAAGTGGGGGAGAGATCAACTTATTGTGGGCGGTGTGTATGCACATATTGGATGCATGGTTACTTGTGTCGATGCTTTTATGGGCGATGTACAACCTTTTTTAGTTGGTAACGCGGTGGCAGATTTTTCTGAAGATGAGCATTTCTTGGCTTTAAAGTATGTCTCATCCCGCTGTGGCAAAGTAATCGATGTCGAATCCTTAAGCCAATCCAGTACGAAGGCTCTCACTCAAGAATGGCTTTATGCACGAGTGCAACAACTGATAGAAGAAGATGAGGAGCTGGACCCAGATGAAAACCTAATTGTATATGGTTTAGATTCACTCAAAATCATGCAATTTGCCTCTGACCTCAAAGCTTACAATATTGCTATTAGCTTTGAAGAAATTGCTCGTAATCCTACCTTATCAAATTGGTGGGCTTTGATTCAGGAACGTCAAATAAACGTACCAGACACCAATGAAACACCTGAGCCGGCATGA
- a CDS encoding condensation domain-containing protein, with protein sequence MNELTSMQAACWFGRLTDSDFLGGVAAHLYTEFDGQIIDLNKLEAALQRVYLEHSLLRLTLSSDGTAEIKPRAESPLLEIDDLTDLSITEQEKYLLNKREQWTHQRLDLANGQTARFSVSLLSNNGFRLHIDTDMIAVDPSSFRRLMEDLTLFYLDNETSFTPAPSFFEWHNAIRSNTDLKKFVQRDRKWWQSRLLDIAPSPSLPTNNANSQQVKSHCLRATLTPEESECLQQLARYNKVTLSNLTLGLFAFCLSQSINEKYFRLNVPTFWREPVLPEINRCVGDFANFVLLNVDIAPQLNLTSLVQSIAEQMIELLEHSHYPGVNIMRDLSRHHGTAQIAPIVFTAALDMPEGELFSNSVQKTFGSMVWSVSQGPQVALDAQIVRTEGSLLINWDVRLDALPLDWVNKLFEKFTYLLKKISKEPELLDKDLGSLEGFSFKKDESDTRKTSPLSAIQKAYLLGRTTQLPLGGVAMQEFREYHGRFDASLLKNRLVDMVQRHESLRTYIDTNKLTQVVTDKAVVNLKEIDLSEQPAQIAATYIENYRDTYSHALFNLDFSPWDITIFYLKDELLTVFTRFDALILDGRSIASLMVELFNMEQSKPEPLPSLQPEVPDDVNHNDAEQRKSDMTYWKNKLSSINTTPQIPWRMPLDKLGVATYERNNITIKHSEFRPLVKIAAKHGLFKNSAIMSIILELLAYWSKNHSTHVAVPVLPMYSGALSNRSTFIAVAWQVGSGNLSQQAKTLQSDILEGLQHLSFSGVDLARMLFEQCGTGPVLPIVITNGLSWPTLSKAHPMQLKDGLTQTPQVAMDIRFSTQQDGALILSIDYANNAIKSTAIHDFLLAVEKAIQQIINTNKFSFDTEQCFIQNTKDSDHTYSFQAEDTRPSLHQELLAIYTETIGVESKDYITKETSFINMGLRPNHLKIILKRLQETFSISLSAKDVFQCRNIQDVEQLLNLINTSDNATVQHPQPTHSI encoded by the coding sequence ATGAATGAATTAACCTCGATGCAAGCCGCATGCTGGTTTGGACGCTTAACCGACTCTGATTTTTTAGGCGGTGTTGCCGCCCACCTTTACACGGAATTTGATGGTCAAATAATTGACCTAAACAAATTGGAAGCGGCATTGCAACGTGTCTATTTGGAACACTCGCTATTACGACTTACCTTAAGCTCAGATGGCACCGCAGAAATAAAACCAAGAGCAGAATCTCCTCTTTTAGAAATCGATGATCTAACCGACCTATCCATCACAGAACAAGAGAAATACTTATTAAATAAAAGAGAGCAATGGACGCATCAACGGCTAGATCTTGCGAACGGACAAACGGCAAGATTTTCTGTTAGCTTACTTAGCAACAATGGTTTTCGCCTGCATATTGATACGGATATGATTGCGGTAGATCCTTCGAGTTTTCGTCGACTTATGGAGGACCTAACTTTATTTTATTTAGACAATGAGACCAGCTTTACACCAGCACCTTCTTTCTTTGAATGGCACAATGCGATCAGGTCCAATACTGATTTAAAGAAGTTCGTTCAAAGAGACCGTAAGTGGTGGCAATCTCGTCTTCTCGATATTGCTCCTTCGCCCTCACTGCCTACCAATAACGCCAACTCACAGCAAGTGAAAAGCCATTGCTTACGAGCGACTCTCACACCAGAAGAATCAGAATGCCTACAGCAACTTGCTCGATACAATAAAGTCACATTGTCAAACCTTACATTAGGTCTATTTGCATTCTGCTTGAGCCAATCAATAAACGAGAAATACTTCAGACTTAATGTCCCTACTTTTTGGAGAGAACCCGTATTACCAGAGATAAACCGATGTGTTGGTGACTTTGCTAATTTCGTCTTACTCAATGTAGATATTGCTCCACAACTAAACTTAACCTCATTAGTTCAGAGCATTGCAGAACAAATGATCGAGTTACTGGAGCACTCACATTATCCTGGTGTCAATATCATGCGCGACCTTTCTCGCCATCACGGCACAGCACAAATTGCCCCCATTGTTTTTACCGCTGCATTAGATATGCCTGAGGGTGAACTGTTTTCAAATTCTGTACAAAAGACTTTTGGTTCAATGGTTTGGAGCGTATCACAAGGCCCACAAGTGGCACTGGATGCTCAGATTGTTCGCACTGAAGGAAGCTTGCTAATAAATTGGGATGTTCGTTTAGATGCATTGCCCTTAGATTGGGTTAACAAGCTCTTTGAAAAATTTACTTATCTACTCAAAAAGATTAGTAAGGAACCCGAGCTTTTAGATAAAGATCTTGGCAGTTTAGAAGGGTTTTCTTTCAAAAAAGATGAGTCTGACACACGCAAAACATCGCCTTTATCCGCCATACAAAAAGCGTATTTACTAGGCCGCACGACACAACTCCCTTTAGGTGGCGTTGCCATGCAAGAGTTTCGCGAGTATCACGGCCGCTTTGATGCCTCATTACTTAAAAATCGACTTGTGGACATGGTTCAACGCCATGAAAGTCTTCGTACCTATATCGACACCAACAAATTAACTCAAGTTGTTACTGATAAAGCGGTAGTCAATCTAAAAGAAATCGACTTAAGCGAACAACCAGCTCAGATAGCTGCCACTTATATTGAAAACTATCGAGATACATACAGTCACGCCCTATTTAATCTTGATTTCTCACCTTGGGATATCACAATTTTTTACTTAAAGGACGAACTATTAACCGTCTTTACGCGCTTTGATGCATTAATTTTAGATGGCCGGTCCATTGCTTCATTAATGGTTGAGTTATTTAACATGGAGCAAAGTAAGCCAGAACCACTTCCCTCTCTTCAGCCAGAAGTACCCGATGACGTAAATCATAATGACGCTGAGCAACGTAAGTCAGACATGACATATTGGAAGAATAAGCTTTCTTCGATTAATACAACGCCTCAAATTCCTTGGCGGATGCCACTCGATAAATTAGGCGTTGCAACGTATGAGCGAAACAACATCACCATCAAACATAGCGAATTTCGTCCACTCGTTAAGATTGCAGCCAAACACGGTTTGTTTAAAAACTCAGCAATCATGTCGATTATATTAGAGCTACTCGCTTACTGGTCTAAAAACCACTCAACCCATGTGGCGGTGCCTGTATTACCCATGTATTCAGGCGCACTATCTAACCGCTCAACCTTCATTGCGGTTGCCTGGCAAGTTGGCTCCGGCAACTTAAGTCAGCAAGCTAAAACGCTTCAATCTGATATTCTCGAAGGCCTTCAACATCTTTCATTCTCGGGAGTAGATCTGGCTCGTATGCTATTTGAACAGTGTGGCACAGGGCCTGTACTCCCTATTGTCATCACCAATGGCTTATCGTGGCCCACTCTTTCAAAAGCGCATCCGATGCAACTGAAAGATGGTTTAACGCAAACACCACAAGTTGCCATGGATATTCGTTTCTCAACCCAACAAGACGGTGCGCTCATTTTAAGCATCGACTACGCTAATAACGCCATTAAAAGCACAGCAATACATGACTTTCTGCTTGCGGTAGAAAAAGCGATCCAACAAATTATCAATACAAACAAATTCTCTTTTGATACTGAACAATGCTTTATTCAAAATACCAAAGACAGTGATCACACCTATTCTTTTCAAGCCGAAGATAC
- a CDS encoding ABC transporter ATP-binding protein → MNKPTLRSLLTNKDTADALRPALPKLVAGALFASISGLAMLAALWCLIQLVGNLSFSWVSSAVLCWLLGAIFAAAASWLAHDGEADFSARLRRQVANHLVRLPSTTLTKQNDQSLRNLVSSDIEKLHHMVAHLPSEITNFVVLPIAAILLLINIVGLSALWVLLPGILASSYYLVVVPYINARDGEARMKVMGEIISAVDDYSRGIRVNRIYGQQSGALAAYDNSTQRFTNSMVMWVSKVATLAGMAVALLQAVATFAIAYLIAYDANMTTLAATLFFSLAIVTPALRLGHGLDYVSSGKAALGRIITLLELPSLSTGPITQQKHAATLTLKNAHFSIDDSQLLNNLNYTFQPKALNAITGPSGIGKTTLLRILAGLERLQVGQVLLEQMDITQLSELTCYQSILLIPQGGDALPATVAENLRLIAPEASIEQLNAALLCAQLKVDLETQAQTLSGGERQRLGIARVFLSNASVILLDEPTSALDSRKAKQLMVELERFAREQEKTIVMVTHDKALAANAAAQLELTQANTTEDQL, encoded by the coding sequence ATGAATAAGCCCACTTTACGCAGTCTCTTAACAAACAAAGACACTGCCGATGCTCTACGACCCGCTCTCCCCAAACTTGTAGCTGGCGCACTCTTCGCTTCAATATCAGGTTTGGCCATGCTTGCCGCGTTGTGGTGCTTGATTCAATTGGTTGGTAACTTATCATTCAGCTGGGTAAGTTCAGCCGTTTTATGCTGGTTACTCGGCGCTATTTTCGCTGCGGCCGCTTCGTGGTTAGCCCACGATGGCGAAGCCGATTTTTCTGCTAGATTAAGACGTCAAGTTGCCAATCATTTAGTGCGATTACCATCAACAACACTTACCAAGCAAAACGATCAGAGCCTACGAAACCTAGTCTCCAGCGACATTGAAAAACTGCACCATATGGTGGCTCACCTGCCATCAGAAATCACCAACTTCGTTGTTTTACCTATTGCCGCTATCTTGCTCTTAATCAATATAGTGGGGCTCTCGGCCTTATGGGTGCTATTACCCGGCATTCTCGCCTCTTCATACTATTTGGTTGTCGTGCCATACATCAATGCTAGAGATGGCGAAGCACGTATGAAAGTTATGGGAGAAATCATCTCAGCAGTCGACGATTACAGTCGTGGCATTCGAGTCAATCGGATATATGGACAGCAATCTGGCGCCCTAGCAGCATATGACAATTCAACCCAACGCTTTACTAACAGCATGGTTATGTGGGTCAGTAAAGTGGCAACCTTAGCGGGTATGGCCGTGGCTCTGCTACAGGCCGTGGCCACGTTTGCCATCGCGTATTTAATTGCTTATGACGCCAACATGACAACGCTGGCAGCCACACTATTCTTTAGTCTAGCTATCGTGACTCCCGCGCTACGCCTTGGTCATGGGCTTGATTATGTCAGCTCTGGTAAGGCGGCATTGGGCAGAATCATTACATTATTAGAGCTTCCGTCATTGTCGACAGGGCCAATCACACAACAAAAACACGCCGCCACTCTCACACTGAAAAACGCCCATTTCTCTATCGATGACTCCCAACTGTTGAATAACTTAAATTATACCTTCCAACCCAAAGCACTAAATGCCATCACTGGGCCAAGTGGAATAGGAAAAACGACCTTACTTCGCATCTTGGCTGGATTAGAGAGGCTGCAAGTTGGACAGGTTCTTTTAGAGCAAATGGATATAACTCAATTGAGTGAACTAACATGCTACCAATCTATTTTGCTGATCCCCCAAGGTGGCGATGCTCTGCCTGCTACCGTAGCGGAAAATTTACGTTTAATTGCGCCTGAAGCCAGCATTGAACAACTCAATGCCGCTCTTCTTTGCGCCCAATTAAAAGTCGATCTAGAAACCCAAGCTCAAACACTCTCTGGCGGTGAACGTCAACGACTAGGTATCGCTAGGGTATTTCTATCAAACGCTAGCGTTATATTGCTAGATGAACCTACCAGTGCTCTAGATAGTAGGAAGGCAAAGCAATTAATGGTGGAACTAGAACGCTTTGCTCGCGAACAAGAAAAAACCATTGTGATGGTCACTCACGATAAAGCTTTAGCCGCAAATGCCGCAGCCCAACTCGAATTAACACAAGCAAATACAACGGAGGACCAGTTATGA